In Candidatus Terasakiella magnetica, the following are encoded in one genomic region:
- the hflC gene encoding protease modulator HflC: MPKKLVALIILLVGFAGLMSGTLFKVAEPVQAVVFQFGDPRRVIQEPGLNWKIPFIQDIQYFDKRILNLDPQPAELPLADQKRIIVDSYARYKITDPLKFFQTVQGSERAFNDAFGRILNRSVRDAIAKVGMVDLLSQKRVEVMSEIVNSVSKEAPDYGVTIVDVRIGRADLPAQISENVFDRMRTDRVQEANKLRAEGDEIKQRIEAEAEREKTVILAEARRTSNILRGQGDAQRNVVLGEAYGKDPEFFRFYRSMEAYREALGEGTSMVLSPDSEFFSYFGMRK, from the coding sequence ATGCCGAAGAAGTTAGTTGCATTAATCATTTTGCTCGTCGGTTTTGCGGGCCTTATGTCCGGCACTTTGTTTAAAGTTGCTGAACCTGTACAAGCCGTGGTCTTCCAGTTTGGTGACCCACGTCGCGTTATTCAGGAACCCGGTCTGAACTGGAAAATTCCATTCATTCAGGATATTCAATATTTTGATAAACGAATCTTAAACCTTGATCCACAGCCGGCAGAACTGCCATTGGCTGACCAAAAGCGTATCATCGTAGATTCTTATGCCCGTTATAAAATCACGGACCCGTTGAAATTCTTCCAGACGGTTCAGGGTTCTGAGCGTGCCTTTAACGATGCGTTTGGTCGTATTTTGAACCGTTCGGTTCGTGATGCGATTGCAAAAGTGGGAATGGTTGATCTGTTGTCACAAAAACGCGTTGAAGTGATGAGCGAGATTGTGAACAGCGTGAGCAAAGAAGCACCGGATTATGGTGTGACAATTGTGGACGTACGTATCGGTCGTGCTGATCTACCTGCACAGATTTCTGAAAACGTATTTGATCGTATGCGCACAGACCGTGTGCAAGAAGCCAATAAGCTGCGCGCAGAAGGTGATGAGATCAAGCAACGTATTGAAGCCGAAGCAGAACGTGAAAAAACCGTTATTTTGGCGGAAGCGCGTCGTACATCCAACATCTTGCGCGGTCAGGGTGATGCCCAGCGAAACGTCGTTTTGGGTGAAGCTTACGGGAAAGACCCTGAGTTTTTCCGCTTCTACCGCTCTATGGAGGCTTATCGTGAAGCCTTGGGCGAGGGGACTTCAATGGTCCTTTCCCCAGATAGCGAATTCTTCAGCTATTTCGGTATGCGTAAGTAA
- a CDS encoding TrpB-like pyridoxal phosphate-dependent enzyme has product MSDETVKYLLPENRIPKSWYNIVADLPQMPEPVLHPGTKQPVGPADLEPLFPMAIIEQEVATERDIEIPEPVRDVYKQWRPAPLYRARRLEKALGTTAKIFYKYEGVSPSGSHKPNTSVAQAFYNKEAGIKKLTTETGAGQWGCSLAFAASLFGLEVDVYMVKVSYGQKPYRRALMETYGARCVASPSTETNAGRKILEEDPENRGSLGIAISEAVELAAQRDDTKYALGSVLNHVLLHQTVIGIEAMEQMEMADADADVVIGCAGGGSNFGGIAFPYIGRNLREGKNTRIVAVEPAACPTLTRGTFAYDFGDTAQLTPLTKMHTLGASFMPPGFHAGGLRYHGMSPLVSHCKELGLMDAVSYNQVECFSAAVQFAQAEGIVPAPESSHAVKAAIAEALDAKEKGEERTILFCLSGHGHFDMQAYTDFFEGKLEDKTYDEALLQEALSKLPNVG; this is encoded by the coding sequence ATGTCTGATGAAACCGTAAAATATCTTCTACCGGAAAACCGTATTCCCAAGTCTTGGTATAATATCGTGGCAGACCTGCCGCAAATGCCAGAACCTGTATTGCACCCGGGAACAAAACAGCCTGTGGGCCCTGCGGACCTAGAGCCGCTTTTCCCCATGGCGATTATTGAACAGGAAGTCGCCACAGAGCGCGACATTGAAATTCCCGAGCCTGTGCGTGATGTATATAAACAATGGCGTCCCGCCCCGCTTTATCGGGCGCGTCGCCTTGAAAAGGCCTTAGGCACCACAGCCAAGATTTTCTATAAATATGAAGGGGTGAGCCCGTCTGGTTCTCACAAGCCCAATACCTCAGTTGCCCAAGCGTTTTATAACAAAGAAGCGGGCATTAAGAAGCTGACAACCGAGACAGGTGCGGGCCAGTGGGGCTGCTCACTCGCCTTTGCGGCTTCCTTGTTTGGTCTTGAAGTTGATGTTTATATGGTGAAAGTGTCTTACGGACAAAAACCATATCGTCGCGCCTTGATGGAAACATATGGTGCGCGTTGTGTGGCGTCACCTTCCACAGAAACAAATGCGGGTCGCAAAATCCTCGAAGAAGACCCTGAGAACCGAGGCTCTCTGGGGATTGCCATTTCAGAAGCGGTTGAGCTGGCAGCGCAGCGTGATGACACCAAATATGCTTTGGGCTCAGTCCTGAACCACGTTCTGCTTCATCAAACCGTCATTGGGATTGAAGCCATGGAACAGATGGAAATGGCTGATGCGGATGCTGATGTGGTCATTGGTTGTGCTGGTGGTGGCTCCAACTTTGGCGGGATTGCGTTTCCTTATATTGGGCGCAACTTGCGCGAAGGGAAAAACACCCGCATTGTGGCGGTTGAGCCCGCAGCCTGTCCAACCTTAACACGCGGCACCTTTGCCTATGATTTTGGTGATACGGCCCAGCTTACACCTCTCACAAAAATGCACACATTGGGTGCTTCTTTCATGCCACCGGGCTTTCATGCGGGTGGTTTGCGCTATCACGGCATGTCCCCATTGGTCAGCCATTGTAAAGAGCTCGGCCTTATGGATGCGGTTTCTTACAATCAGGTGGAATGTTTCTCAGCAGCTGTTCAATTTGCACAAGCTGAAGGCATCGTTCCTGCACCCGAATCCAGCCATGCGGTAAAAGCGGCTATTGCGGAAGCCTTGGATGCCAAGGAAAAAGGTGAAGAACGCACGATTCTCTTCTGCCTGTCTGGGCATGGTCATTTTGATATGCAGGCCTATACGGATTTCTTTGAGGGTAAGCTTGAAGACAAGACTTATGATGAAGCCTTATTACAAGAAGCTTTATCTAAATTGCCGAACGTTGGCT
- the hflK gene encoding FtsH protease activity modulator HflK, which translates to MSWNNQGGGPWGNGGNNQGPWGQGPKKPNGGGNGGGGPNPPDLEEMLRKSQENMKKFVPGGVGGGKLFALALIVILAVWIGSGFYKVKTDQQGVQLMFGKYVSSTNPGLHWNFPAPIGDVLTPRVTNVRKIEIGANTSTTRSRNSGTGESLMLTGDQNIADVEFAVLWNVKDAASFLFNIRDPETTVRAAAQSAMREVIGQMNLERVNTQGRGQIAQDAQELIQQILDDYKSGINVAGVELAKADPPQAVIEAFNDVQSARQDKERKQNEAEAYRNKIVPTARGEAQKLMQDAEAYKERVIKDAEGEAKRFISVYESYAANKDVTRERLYLETMQEVLKGSEKVIIDSEKGGSGVVPYLPLPELQKRKGAN; encoded by the coding sequence ATGTCATGGAACAATCAGGGCGGTGGCCCGTGGGGCAATGGTGGAAATAACCAAGGCCCATGGGGACAAGGACCGAAAAAACCAAACGGTGGCGGCAATGGCGGCGGTGGACCGAACCCGCCAGACCTCGAAGAAATGCTGCGCAAAAGCCAGGAAAATATGAAAAAATTCGTTCCCGGCGGCGTTGGCGGCGGCAAATTATTTGCCCTTGCCTTGATTGTCATTCTTGCGGTGTGGATCGGTTCAGGCTTTTACAAAGTAAAAACAGACCAACAAGGCGTACAGCTCATGTTTGGTAAATATGTGTCTTCTACCAACCCGGGCCTGCATTGGAACTTCCCTGCACCAATCGGTGACGTTTTGACACCACGTGTCACAAATGTTCGTAAAATCGAAATTGGGGCAAATACATCAACAACACGTTCGCGCAATTCTGGCACAGGTGAAAGCCTGATGCTCACAGGTGATCAAAATATCGCCGATGTTGAATTTGCGGTTTTATGGAATGTGAAGGATGCGGCAAGCTTCCTGTTTAACATTCGCGACCCTGAAACAACGGTTCGCGCAGCAGCCCAAAGTGCCATGCGTGAAGTGATTGGTCAGATGAACCTTGAGCGTGTCAACACACAAGGTCGTGGTCAAATCGCCCAAGATGCACAGGAGTTGATCCAGCAGATTTTGGATGATTATAAATCCGGCATTAATGTCGCTGGTGTGGAATTGGCGAAAGCCGATCCGCCACAAGCGGTGATCGAAGCCTTTAACGATGTGCAGTCAGCGCGTCAGGATAAAGAGCGTAAACAAAACGAAGCCGAAGCTTATCGCAACAAGATCGTGCCAACCGCACGTGGTGAAGCGCAAAAGCTTATGCAAGATGCTGAAGCTTATAAAGAGCGTGTGATCAAGGATGCAGAAGGTGAAGCCAAACGCTTTATCTCGGTTTACGAATCTTATGCAGCCAATAAAGATGTCACGCGTGAGCGTCTCTATCTAGAGACCATGCAGGAAGTCCTTAAAGGGTCTGAAAAAGTGATTATTGATAGTGAGAAAGGCGGCAGCGGCGTTGTCCCTTACCTGCCTTTACCTGAACTGCAAAAACGCAAAGGAGCAAACTGA
- a CDS encoding DegQ family serine endoprotease yields the protein MTRRQHAQAQAKTLNPTLWIITVLTAFGLMIAFIAQSHARSAPESFADLAEKLLPAVVNISTTQKVDAAHGQLPQGVPDFFREFFERRGGQMPQQRQRQATSLGSGFVIDAQAGLIVTNNHVIQDAEEIKVILQDNTSLDAELLGKDPKTDIALLKVEKKKGVKLIEVSLGNSDKTRVGDWVVAIGNPFGLGGSVTAGIVSARGRNIQAGPYDDFIQTDASINKGNSGGPLFNLNGDVIGINTAIYSPSGGSVGIGFSVPSNIAKTVIADLQEYGRTRRGWLGVRIQTVSDEIAENLGLEDARGALVTSVAEGGPAEKAKIQKGDVILTFNGKGVSEMRKLPRIVAETEVGKSVPVKVWRKGKIKKLSVKVGELEVAEKNGSVGKPKVTKTSATLKELGLSLGSLNDQLRERFKLPEEASGVVILNVVADGPAAQKGIRAGELIVEVSQKEITSPDEVKKAVKKAKKEKQKSLLLLIDGEEGLRFVAVKLAK from the coding sequence ATGACGAGAAGACAGCACGCCCAAGCACAAGCTAAAACACTTAATCCCACCTTGTGGATTATCACCGTCTTAACGGCTTTTGGTTTGATGATTGCCTTTATAGCGCAAAGCCATGCCCGTTCAGCCCCAGAAAGTTTTGCTGATCTGGCTGAAAAACTCCTGCCTGCAGTGGTGAATATCTCCACAACCCAGAAGGTGGATGCGGCCCATGGTCAGTTGCCCCAAGGTGTGCCGGACTTTTTTCGTGAATTTTTTGAACGTCGTGGCGGTCAAATGCCCCAACAGCGTCAACGCCAAGCCACCTCATTGGGCTCCGGCTTTGTGATTGATGCCCAAGCGGGTCTGATTGTCACCAATAACCATGTTATTCAGGATGCTGAAGAAATTAAGGTCATCTTGCAAGATAACACCTCTCTTGATGCTGAATTGTTGGGTAAAGACCCCAAAACAGATATCGCCCTTTTAAAAGTTGAAAAGAAAAAAGGCGTTAAGCTGATTGAAGTTTCGCTGGGCAATTCAGATAAAACCCGCGTTGGGGATTGGGTTGTGGCTATTGGTAACCCGTTTGGTTTGGGCGGCTCGGTTACAGCCGGGATTGTTTCTGCGCGTGGGCGCAACATTCAAGCGGGTCCTTATGATGATTTTATCCAGACCGATGCCTCTATTAACAAGGGTAACTCCGGTGGGCCGTTGTTTAATCTAAATGGCGATGTGATTGGCATTAATACAGCGATTTATTCGCCAAGTGGGGGCTCTGTTGGTATTGGTTTTTCTGTACCCTCCAATATTGCCAAAACAGTCATTGCTGATTTGCAAGAATATGGTCGCACCCGTCGTGGCTGGTTGGGTGTGCGTATCCAGACAGTCTCTGATGAAATTGCAGAGAACCTTGGCCTTGAAGATGCCCGTGGCGCCTTGGTTACAAGTGTGGCAGAAGGTGGCCCTGCTGAAAAAGCCAAGATACAAAAAGGCGATGTAATCCTGACCTTTAACGGTAAGGGTGTTTCTGAAATGCGCAAACTGCCGCGCATTGTGGCAGAAACAGAAGTCGGCAAGTCCGTACCTGTAAAAGTTTGGCGCAAAGGCAAGATCAAGAAACTGTCGGTAAAAGTCGGTGAGCTTGAAGTGGCTGAAAAGAACGGCTCTGTTGGTAAACCCAAAGTGACGAAAACCTCTGCGACCCTAAAAGAGCTTGGCCTCTCGCTCGGTAGTTTGAACGATCAATTGCGTGAGCGTTTTAAACTGCCTGAAGAAGCCAGCGGTGTGGTGATCTTGAATGTGGTTGCCGATGGCCCCGCAGCCCAAAAAGGCATTCGCGCAGGTGAGTTGATTGTGGAAGTCAGCCAAAAAGAAATCACCTCGCCCGATGAAGTTAAAAAGGCGGTTAAAAAAGCCAAGAAGGAAAAACAAAAATCCCTTCTCTTGCTCATTGATGGGGAAGAAGGTTTACGCTTTGTCGCGGTAAAACTGGCAAAATAA
- the apbC gene encoding iron-sulfur cluster carrier protein ApbC, producing MSAQLEQKVLETLKTIKDPAKDVDIVTGEMVLGLQSRDGHVAFTIDIGDPSRAADFEPVRKAAEEAVHALEGVLSVTAVLTAERPAQPQQAAPQQQGVAEEAAPLMPGVKSIVAVSSGKGGVGKSTTSVNLALALAAKGLQVGLLDADIYGPSIPRMLGITGQPVSYDGKVLEPMENHGIKCMSIGFLVEEDTAMIWRGPMVMGALEQLMRDVNWGELDVLVVDMPPGTGDVQLTMAQKVPLTGSVIVSTPQDIALLDTRKGLNMFRKVEIPVFGIVENMSYFSCPHCGERTDIFSHGGARATAEAQGADFLGEIPLDIKIRETSDGGHPIVTSDPDSTHAKAYAEIADKVWFKTMEQLNASQGPKIVFD from the coding sequence ATGTCCGCCCAATTAGAACAAAAAGTTCTCGAGACGCTTAAAACCATTAAAGATCCGGCTAAAGATGTGGACATCGTGACGGGCGAAATGGTCCTTGGCTTACAAAGCCGTGACGGTCATGTAGCCTTCACCATTGATATTGGCGACCCCTCCCGTGCTGCTGATTTTGAACCTGTACGCAAGGCTGCAGAAGAGGCTGTACATGCCTTAGAGGGTGTTTTAAGTGTCACTGCTGTCTTAACGGCAGAGCGCCCCGCCCAACCTCAACAAGCAGCCCCGCAACAACAAGGCGTTGCTGAGGAGGCCGCCCCGCTTATGCCCGGTGTGAAATCCATTGTGGCGGTCTCTTCTGGTAAGGGTGGCGTGGGTAAATCCACCACCTCGGTAAATCTTGCACTGGCACTTGCGGCTAAAGGTTTGCAGGTCGGTCTGCTTGATGCTGACATTTATGGCCCGTCGATTCCCCGCATGTTAGGCATTACAGGCCAGCCCGTTAGCTATGATGGCAAAGTGCTTGAACCTATGGAAAATCACGGCATTAAATGTATGTCTATCGGCTTTTTGGTTGAAGAAGACACCGCCATGATCTGGCGCGGCCCCATGGTCATGGGCGCACTTGAACAATTAATGCGCGATGTAAACTGGGGTGAGCTTGATGTTTTGGTTGTGGATATGCCACCGGGCACAGGCGATGTGCAGTTGACCATGGCGCAAAAAGTGCCGCTCACGGGCTCGGTGATTGTCTCCACCCCACAAGATATCGCCCTGCTTGATACCCGAAAAGGCCTCAATATGTTTCGCAAAGTAGAAATTCCGGTCTTTGGTATTGTGGAAAATATGAGCTATTTCTCTTGCCCACATTGTGGCGAGCGCACGGATATCTTTAGCCATGGCGGCGCACGTGCAACAGCAGAAGCCCAAGGGGCAGATTTCCTTGGTGAAATTCCATTAGATATCAAAATTCGTGAAACCTCAGATGGCGGTCACCCGATTGTCACCTCTGATCCTGACAGCACACATGCCAAGGCCTATGCCGAAATTGCTGATAAAGTCTGGTTTAAGACCATGGAACAGCTGAACGCCAGCCAAGGTCCAAAGATCGTTTTTGATTAA
- a CDS encoding 3-hydroxybutyryl-CoA dehydrogenase, whose translation MSAEIKTIGVIGAGQMGNGIAHVAAVAGYDVKLIDVSADALDAAVATITKNLVRQVKKEKITQADQDKALGHIETSTEMSALSSADLVIEAATENEEVKKAIFQQVCAEVSDECLLASNTSSISITRLAASTDRPERFIGMHFMNPVPVMKLVELIRGIATDESTYETIKTMTARLGKTSVSAEDFPAFIVNRILLPMINEAVYTLYEGVGSVNSIDTAMRLGANHPMGPLQLADFIGLDTCLAIMNVLHEGLADTKYRPCPLLVKYVEAGWLGRKTGRGFYDYSGDEPVPTR comes from the coding sequence ATGTCTGCAGAAATTAAAACAATCGGTGTTATTGGTGCCGGTCAAATGGGTAACGGTATCGCACATGTCGCTGCTGTTGCAGGTTATGATGTTAAACTGATCGACGTGAGTGCAGATGCACTAGACGCCGCAGTGGCAACCATCACCAAAAACTTGGTTCGCCAAGTTAAGAAAGAGAAGATCACACAAGCCGATCAAGATAAGGCCTTGGGTCATATCGAAACATCGACTGAAATGTCTGCTCTGTCTTCTGCCGATCTGGTTATTGAAGCTGCAACCGAGAATGAAGAAGTTAAAAAAGCTATCTTCCAACAGGTTTGCGCTGAAGTAAGCGATGAATGCTTGCTCGCTTCAAACACCTCTTCTATTTCCATCACACGTCTGGCGGCCTCTACAGACCGCCCAGAGCGTTTCATTGGTATGCACTTCATGAACCCGGTTCCGGTCATGAAGCTGGTTGAGCTGATCCGTGGTATTGCCACAGATGAAAGCACTTATGAAACGATTAAGACAATGACGGCACGTCTGGGCAAAACCTCTGTTTCTGCAGAAGATTTCCCGGCCTTTATCGTAAACCGTATCTTGCTGCCGATGATTAACGAAGCCGTATACACTCTTTATGAAGGTGTGGGTTCGGTTAATTCTATCGATACAGCCATGCGTTTGGGTGCTAACCACCCAATGGGTCCGCTACAACTGGCTGACTTTATTGGTCTGGATACCTGCCTTGCTATCATGAACGTTCTTCATGAAGGTCTGGCCGATACTAAATATCGCCCATGTCCATTGCTGGTTAAATATGTTGAAGCTGGCTGGCTGGGTCGCAAGACGGGCCGTGGTTTCTACGACTACAGTGGTGATGAGCCCGTGCCGACGCGCTAA
- a CDS encoding cation-translocating P-type ATPase: protein MEFDRLSHILWHGVTRQEVWSLLNTSQQGLSGEEALKRQDLFGPNELPKAQRKSVLTVYFHQFISPLIYLLCAAALVSILIGEVTDALFIFAVLQINAIIGTIQEWKAQKSAESLNAMVKNRVVVLRDGKRIEIDSAQLVPGDYAFLESGALIPADIRLIQSLEARADESLLTGESVTVNKGALEAIGEESAIGDRHNMLHAGTTLSQGRCEGIVTQIGLHTELGRIAQALQTTENAAPPLVQRLDKFTRSIGFLVVLAVVILGATMVWQGVSVKEVFFLAVALSVSAIPEGLPVAITVALSISSFHMSKRNVIVRALPAVEGLGACTVIASDKTGTLTVNELTVRRLWLAEGPELEVSGEGYSPKGEVDFKAARLAVAASLCNEATFRLEKEGYHHFGDAVDVAFLVMAAKAGLDRESLLERHPEHGFLPFESERKFSASINHFDDEALVSLKGAAEVIAPLCSNIKSEDILKRAEEMASQGYRVLALAQGSWSEDHELDALSGRKDLTFLGLAGLIDPLRPEAFDAIKKCACAGVGVRMVTGDHPATALALAKELGIAHEKSDVVTGAELKDLQDDPINLAETIHSARVFARVEPVQKLNIVQSLQENNHFVAVTGDGVNDAPALRSANIGVAMGKEGTDVARGAADLIITDDNFASIVNGVEEGRIAYANVRKVIYLLVSTGASEIVLFFLCLISGMPLPLFAVQLLWLNLVTNGVQHVGLSLEKGEGDELHDPPRNPKMPIFNRRMIEEVVISGLFIGIVAYLFFQYALANGFDEASARSSLLLLMVLFENTHVFNCRSERKSLFKMPLLRNPILVMMVILTQAIHIGAAYVPGLNTTLNIQPVSLDQWLTLLPLALGLIVVMEIYKWLRR from the coding sequence ATGGAGTTTGATCGTCTTTCACATATCCTATGGCACGGCGTTACCCGCCAAGAGGTCTGGAGTTTACTCAACACCTCCCAACAAGGTTTAAGTGGTGAAGAAGCCCTTAAACGCCAAGACCTCTTTGGCCCAAATGAACTGCCAAAGGCCCAGCGCAAATCCGTTTTAACGGTCTATTTCCATCAATTTATCAGCCCGTTGATCTATCTGCTTTGTGCCGCCGCACTGGTGTCTATCCTCATTGGGGAAGTCACTGATGCGCTGTTTATTTTTGCCGTGCTGCAAATCAACGCCATCATTGGCACCATTCAGGAATGGAAAGCACAAAAAAGCGCAGAAAGCCTGAACGCCATGGTGAAAAACCGCGTGGTGGTATTGCGCGATGGCAAACGCATAGAAATAGACAGCGCCCAGCTTGTACCTGGTGATTATGCTTTTTTAGAAAGTGGCGCCTTGATCCCGGCTGATATCCGCCTCATCCAGTCTTTAGAAGCGCGCGCCGATGAATCTTTACTAACCGGCGAATCGGTAACTGTGAATAAAGGGGCCCTAGAAGCCATTGGCGAAGAAAGTGCCATTGGGGATCGCCATAATATGCTCCATGCCGGAACCACCCTATCGCAAGGGCGTTGTGAAGGTATTGTCACCCAAATTGGATTACATACCGAGCTTGGTCGCATTGCCCAAGCCTTACAAACCACAGAAAATGCTGCCCCGCCTTTGGTACAGCGCCTTGATAAATTCACCCGATCCATTGGTTTTTTGGTGGTTCTAGCTGTGGTGATCTTGGGAGCCACCATGGTCTGGCAGGGCGTGAGTGTGAAAGAAGTCTTCTTCCTTGCCGTGGCCTTGTCTGTTTCAGCCATTCCTGAAGGTTTGCCTGTGGCCATTACCGTGGCTTTATCCATCAGCTCGTTTCATATGTCTAAACGCAATGTGATTGTGCGCGCGCTTCCTGCCGTGGAAGGCTTAGGCGCCTGCACAGTAATTGCCAGTGATAAGACCGGAACGCTAACGGTAAATGAGCTGACCGTGCGCCGCCTATGGCTCGCTGAAGGTCCTGAGCTGGAAGTCAGCGGTGAAGGCTATAGCCCCAAGGGTGAGGTTGATTTTAAAGCCGCCCGTCTGGCTGTGGCGGCAAGCCTGTGTAATGAAGCAACTTTTCGCCTTGAAAAGGAAGGCTATCATCATTTTGGCGATGCGGTAGATGTGGCCTTTTTGGTCATGGCAGCAAAAGCCGGGCTGGACCGCGAATCGTTGCTGGAGCGCCACCCTGAGCATGGCTTCCTACCTTTTGAATCAGAGCGTAAATTTTCCGCCAGTATCAATCACTTTGATGATGAGGCTTTGGTCAGTTTAAAAGGGGCGGCAGAAGTTATTGCGCCGCTTTGTTCAAATATAAAAAGCGAGGATATCTTAAAACGCGCTGAAGAGATGGCCTCACAGGGTTATCGCGTGCTCGCTTTGGCCCAAGGTTCTTGGAGCGAAGATCATGAACTGGATGCGCTTTCAGGGCGAAAAGACCTGACTTTCTTAGGCTTAGCCGGATTAATTGACCCGTTGCGCCCTGAAGCTTTTGACGCCATTAAAAAATGTGCTTGCGCAGGTGTCGGGGTGCGCATGGTCACGGGGGACCACCCCGCAACCGCACTGGCCTTGGCAAAAGAGCTTGGCATCGCCCATGAAAAAAGCGATGTGGTCACAGGGGCTGAGCTTAAAGATTTACAAGATGATCCGATCAATCTGGCAGAAACCATCCATAGTGCGCGGGTTTTTGCCCGTGTGGAGCCTGTGCAAAAGCTCAATATCGTTCAGTCTTTACAAGAAAATAATCATTTCGTCGCCGTCACGGGTGATGGGGTTAATGATGCCCCGGCCTTGCGCTCTGCCAATATTGGGGTGGCTATGGGCAAGGAAGGCACCGATGTGGCCCGTGGGGCCGCTGATTTAATCATTACTGATGATAATTTTGCTTCGATTGTGAACGGCGTGGAAGAAGGCCGCATTGCGTATGCCAATGTGCGCAAGGTGATTTATCTGCTGGTCAGTACTGGTGCATCAGAAATCGTCTTATTCTTCCTCTGCCTGATCAGCGGCATGCCCTTGCCGCTTTTTGCCGTGCAACTTTTATGGCTTAATCTGGTGACCAATGGGGTGCAACATGTGGGGCTGTCTTTAGAAAAAGGCGAAGGTGATGAGTTACACGATCCCCCGCGTAACCCAAAAATGCCGATCTTTAATCGCCGTATGATTGAAGAAGTGGTGATTTCTGGCCTGTTTATTGGGATTGTGGCCTATCTATTTTTCCAATATGCCTTGGCAAACGGCTTTGATGAGGCCAGTGCGCGCAGCAGCCTCTTGCTCTTGATGGTGCTGTTTGAAAATACCCATGTATTTAACTGCCGCTCTGAGCGCAAGTCACTCTTTAAAATGCCCCTGTTGCGCAACCCCATCCTTGTGATGATGGTGATCCTCACCCAAGCCATCCATATTGGGGCAGCGTACGTGCCCGGGCTCAACACCACCTTAAACATTCAGCCGGTCTCCCTTGATCAATGGCTGACCTTATTACCATTGGCTTTGGGGCTGATTGTGGTGATGGAAATTTATAAATGGCTGCGTCGCTAA
- a CDS encoding DUF2065 domain-containing protein produces MSDFFVAVGLAIAIEGMLYALFPEGMKKMMMQVLAMPSASVRTAGITAAMIGVALVWLVRGAM; encoded by the coding sequence ATGTCAGATTTTTTTGTTGCTGTTGGTTTAGCTATCGCGATTGAAGGCATGCTCTATGCCCTGTTTCCAGAAGGCATGAAGAAAATGATGATGCAGGTGCTCGCCATGCCCTCAGCATCGGTGCGCACCGCGGGCATTACAGCGGCTATGATCGGGGTTGCGCTGGTTTGGCTGGTGCGCGGGGCTATGTAG